The Synergistaceae bacterium genome contains a region encoding:
- a CDS encoding AAA family ATPase has translation MAIDRVEIKDFFVFKGEFTANFCPGVNVLIGANATGKTTLLKVMYVICKYYPQLSLMNEREFGEGKAHSNFTRALNINNYFPDDKNYEFSNLTLEEDVNHACLKSYTQTNGIKSSVRLIYKGFDDRSLYIPEKDILEHAKGLLTFIEQKQTGFGQIYRNVLISAQDIPTQVQSETQRKVGKMIVDTIGGEARWDKGEGSFYTLRTDGVRIPFANEASGYKKLGFLGLLVTSGQLEKGSVLFWDEPENSLNPELLPVLVDILLELQRGGVQIFLATHSEILASYFSVNRQDGDSVMFYSLYKDGEQIKADKSERFDVLTPNTLTAEQTKLYEKELERTFGNG, from the coding sequence ATGGCAATCGATCGTGTGGAAATAAAAGATTTTTTTGTATTCAAAGGAGAGTTCACGGCGAACTTTTGTCCTGGAGTGAACGTGTTGATTGGCGCGAACGCAACGGGTAAAACGACGCTGTTGAAGGTGATGTATGTTATCTGCAAATATTATCCACAGTTGAGCTTAATGAATGAGCGCGAATTTGGAGAAGGAAAAGCTCATTCCAATTTTACACGGGCATTGAACATTAACAATTATTTTCCAGATGATAAAAACTATGAATTTAGTAATTTGACATTGGAAGAGGACGTTAATCATGCATGTCTTAAAAGCTATACTCAAACCAATGGAATAAAAAGCAGTGTTAGGTTGATTTACAAAGGTTTTGACGATCGCAGCCTATACATACCTGAAAAAGATATTCTCGAACACGCAAAAGGCCTATTGACTTTCATTGAGCAAAAGCAGACAGGGTTTGGCCAAATTTACAGAAACGTGCTGATTAGTGCGCAGGACATACCTACACAAGTACAGTCTGAAACACAGCGAAAAGTCGGCAAAATGATAGTCGACACTATCGGCGGTGAGGCACGTTGGGATAAAGGCGAGGGCTCTTTCTACACGTTGAGGACGGATGGTGTGCGTATCCCGTTTGCAAACGAGGCAAGCGGTTACAAAAAACTCGGTTTTCTCGGATTGTTGGTCACGAGCGGGCAACTGGAAAAAGGCTCTGTCTTGTTTTGGGACGAACCCGAAAACAGCCTCAATCCCGAACTTTTGCCGGTGCTTGTGGATATTCTTCTCGAACTTCAACGAGGCGGCGTGCAGATTTTTCTCGCAACACACAGCGAGATTTTGGCAAGTTACTTCAGTGTGAACCGTCAAGACGGCGACAGCGTAATGTTTTATTCACTCTACAAAGACGGCGAACAAATCAAAGCCGACAAGAGCGAACGATTCGATGTGCTGACGCCGAATACCTTGACCGCCGAGCAAACAAAGCTGTACGAAAAAGAGCTTGAAAGGACATTCGGAAATGGATAA